In Streptomyces sp. NBC_00414, a single window of DNA contains:
- a CDS encoding ATP-binding protein — protein MDPTNRGPEEYGHDDGSAPRQRPPREPLAHALGQGGVQHTPALARTVQLVAGDHLLTVNPVDGSEIELCPPGERPPRPTKFSATERTEQTRAARPPVPPGAPGPGLPLLERQEERERLVRLLARGRSVRLTGPSGSGRTVLLDAVADDCADLAPDGVVRLSGHRRTADDLLHDLFAAVYDAPLYRPEQAELLALVHEIGAVVVLDDVEFGGSALEDLLDATPECAFLVSATPEIAAPSADSLLEEVFLGGLGRGGGLELLERAVGRVLTEAEANWAGDLWFESEGLPLRFVQAGALLRQRDQLSTDPDAFDEFGRYSDDPYSDDAPADAHHDSPADAPSDAEDGQEVPLPSLAEGAAPAALLASRLSESARATLRFAVALGGEVPHQAHLPAIVGHTHADAALAELVGCALVTPVGSHYRLAAGVQTQLEAAGYASDAEETARAAARHYAWWAGHPSVTPERVSAEADAVLAALAALVPLTVPPAEENATAVELARTAAPAFAAGLHWSAWERALRAGSEAARLAGQVSDQAYFHHELGVLALCGGQLDRARAELEASVGLRGALADKRGTVAGRRALALVADRSGLSGLPVSPGQGLPALPAAIGSTSGEEVPDARYEESASPPGGVPAALVPVPSLQGPGEPATLITHRTGPASSAKPGGVKGLVNGTRRNLVAAGAGALLAAVLGTVVTLGATSNPDDDAPAEKVAVTPSASADDDGGGGLGADRPKKGSSDADSTARPTDPGEDGVLGTSDDPTPTSTGEPSDDPSGSKEPSPTKSTTKPPSSTKPPTSPKPSDTTKPPSPTPTPTPTGPDPSGEPSEPPPSTPSTSDSASGPASSPATSSSASNPADSGAPGSPTVI, from the coding sequence ATGGACCCGACAAACCGGGGACCCGAAGAGTACGGCCACGACGACGGCTCGGCGCCAAGACAGCGCCCACCGCGCGAGCCTTTGGCGCACGCGCTGGGGCAGGGGGGCGTCCAGCACACACCCGCACTGGCGCGCACCGTCCAACTTGTCGCGGGCGACCATCTGCTCACCGTCAATCCCGTCGACGGCAGCGAGATCGAGCTCTGCCCGCCGGGCGAGCGGCCACCGCGGCCCACGAAGTTCAGCGCCACCGAGCGGACCGAGCAGACCCGCGCGGCACGGCCGCCCGTACCGCCCGGGGCACCGGGGCCCGGACTGCCGCTCCTGGAGCGCCAGGAGGAGCGTGAGCGGCTCGTACGGCTGCTCGCGCGAGGCCGCTCCGTACGGCTCACCGGGCCCTCGGGCTCGGGACGCACCGTTCTCCTGGACGCCGTCGCCGACGACTGCGCGGACCTCGCGCCCGACGGGGTGGTCCGCCTCAGCGGCCACCGCCGTACGGCGGACGATCTGCTGCACGACCTCTTCGCCGCCGTCTACGACGCTCCGCTGTACCGGCCGGAACAGGCCGAACTGCTCGCGCTCGTGCACGAGATCGGCGCGGTCGTCGTCCTGGACGACGTGGAGTTCGGCGGCAGCGCGCTCGAAGACCTGCTCGACGCCACACCCGAGTGCGCCTTCCTGGTCTCCGCGACACCCGAGATCGCCGCACCGTCCGCCGACTCGCTCCTCGAAGAGGTCTTCCTCGGCGGTCTCGGCCGCGGCGGCGGGCTCGAACTGCTGGAGCGTGCCGTCGGCCGGGTCCTGACCGAGGCGGAGGCCAACTGGGCGGGCGACCTCTGGTTCGAGTCCGAGGGACTCCCGCTGCGCTTCGTCCAGGCCGGCGCCCTGCTGCGGCAGCGCGACCAGCTGAGCACCGACCCGGACGCGTTCGACGAGTTCGGCCGCTACTCCGACGACCCCTACTCCGACGACGCGCCCGCGGACGCGCACCACGACTCTCCCGCCGACGCGCCCTCCGACGCCGAGGACGGCCAGGAGGTGCCGCTGCCCTCGCTCGCCGAGGGTGCCGCGCCCGCCGCGCTGCTCGCCTCCCGGCTCAGCGAGTCGGCCCGCGCCACCCTGCGCTTCGCCGTCGCGCTGGGCGGCGAGGTGCCGCACCAGGCGCATCTGCCCGCCATCGTGGGGCACACGCACGCGGACGCCGCCCTCGCGGAACTCGTCGGCTGCGCGCTCGTCACACCGGTCGGATCGCACTACCGGCTCGCGGCCGGCGTGCAGACCCAGCTGGAGGCCGCCGGGTACGCCTCGGACGCCGAGGAGACCGCCCGCGCCGCCGCCCGGCACTACGCCTGGTGGGCCGGGCACCCGTCCGTCACCCCGGAGCGGGTCTCGGCCGAGGCGGACGCCGTGCTCGCCGCACTGGCCGCCCTGGTGCCGCTCACGGTGCCGCCGGCCGAGGAGAACGCCACAGCGGTGGAGCTGGCCCGCACGGCCGCGCCCGCCTTCGCCGCGGGACTGCACTGGAGCGCCTGGGAGCGTGCGCTGCGCGCCGGGAGCGAGGCCGCCCGGCTCGCCGGCCAGGTCTCGGATCAAGCCTATTTCCACCACGAGTTGGGCGTCCTCGCGCTCTGCGGCGGACAGCTCGACCGGGCCCGCGCCGAACTGGAGGCATCCGTCGGCCTGCGCGGCGCCCTCGCCGACAAGCGCGGCACCGTGGCGGGCAGGCGCGCCCTGGCACTGGTCGCGGACCGCTCGGGCCTCTCCGGCCTCCCGGTCTCGCCCGGGCAGGGGCTCCCGGCACTGCCCGCGGCGATCGGCTCGACCTCCGGCGAGGAGGTGCCCGACGCGCGGTACGAGGAGTCGGCGTCCCCGCCCGGCGGCGTACCGGCCGCCCTCGTGCCGGTCCCCTCGCTGCAGGGGCCCGGTGAGCCCGCCACTTTGATCACGCACCGCACCGGGCCCGCCTCCTCGGCGAAGCCCGGCGGGGTCAAGGGCCTGGTCAACGGCACCCGGCGCAATCTGGTGGCCGCCGGGGCGGGCGCCCTGCTCGCCGCCGTGCTCGGCACGGTGGTGACGCTCGGCGCGACCTCCAACCCCGACGACGACGCCCCGGCGGAGAAGGTCGCCGTCACCCCGTCGGCCAGCGCGGACGACGACGGCGGCGGCGGACTGGGCGCGGACCGGCCGAAGAAGGGCAGCAGCGACGCGGACTCGACGGCCCGCCCGACCGACCCGGGCGAGGACGGCGTCCTCGGGACCTCGGACGACCCGACACCGACGTCGACCGGCGAGCCGTCGGACGACCCGAGCGGGTCGAAGGAGCCGAGCCCGACCAAGTCCACGACGAAGCCGCCGTCGTCCACGAAGCCGCCGACCTCGCCGAAGCCGTCGGACACCACGAAGCCGCCGAGCCCGACGCCGACTCCGACGCCGACCGGCCCCGATCCCTCCGGGGAGCCCAGCGAGCC
- a CDS encoding STAS domain-containing protein gives MHIRGDHAELVVGGRLDVRSAADARTVLHSAIDDGVGDLVLDLSELDSWDATGLGVIMGAHRRAGRCGRRLVLRGVPPQMQRLLVATRLHRILAIEGGIGVESLPRV, from the coding sequence ATGCACATCAGGGGCGACCACGCCGAGCTGGTCGTCGGGGGCCGCCTCGACGTACGCAGCGCGGCGGACGCCCGTACGGTCCTGCACTCGGCCATCGACGACGGCGTCGGCGACCTGGTGCTCGACTTGTCAGAGCTGGACTCCTGGGACGCCACCGGGCTCGGTGTCATCATGGGGGCCCACCGGCGGGCGGGGCGGTGCGGCCGAAGGCTTGTGCTGCGCGGCGTCCCGCCGCAGATGCAGCGCCTGCTGGTGGCCACCCGCCTCCACCGCATCCTGGCCATCGAAGGCGGCATCGGGGTCGAATCACTGCCCAGGGTGTGA
- a CDS encoding 3-hydroxyacyl-CoA dehydrogenase family protein, whose product MAGKLAVIGAGLMGSGIAQVAAQAGWDVVLRDVTDEALTRGTDGIKASYDKFVSKGKLDADAAGQALGRISTTTDLDAVADVDIVVEAVFEKLEVKHEIFRALDRLVKDETVLASNTSAIPITKIAAATGRPERVVGVHFFSPVPMMQLCELVRGYKTSDEALATAREFAESVGKTCIVVNRDVAGFVTTRLISALVVEAAKLYESGVATAEDIDLACKLGFGHAMGPLATADLTGVDILLHAASNIYTESQDEKFAPPELMRRMVDAGDIGRKSGQGFYTY is encoded by the coding sequence GTGGCAGGGAAGCTCGCCGTCATCGGGGCCGGACTCATGGGGTCCGGTATCGCCCAGGTCGCCGCACAGGCCGGCTGGGACGTCGTCCTGCGGGATGTCACCGACGAGGCGCTGACCCGTGGCACCGACGGCATCAAGGCCTCGTACGACAAGTTCGTGAGCAAGGGGAAGCTGGACGCCGACGCGGCCGGGCAGGCGCTGGGCCGCATCAGCACGACCACCGACCTGGACGCGGTCGCCGACGTCGACATCGTCGTCGAGGCCGTGTTCGAGAAGCTGGAAGTCAAGCACGAGATCTTCCGTGCGCTCGACCGGCTGGTGAAGGACGAGACCGTACTCGCCTCCAACACCTCCGCCATCCCGATCACCAAGATCGCGGCGGCCACCGGGCGCCCGGAGCGGGTCGTCGGCGTCCACTTCTTCTCACCGGTGCCGATGATGCAGCTCTGCGAGCTGGTCCGCGGCTACAAGACCAGCGACGAAGCACTCGCGACCGCGCGGGAGTTCGCCGAGTCGGTCGGCAAGACCTGCATCGTCGTCAACCGCGACGTGGCCGGCTTCGTCACCACCCGGCTCATCTCGGCCCTCGTCGTCGAGGCGGCCAAACTGTACGAGTCGGGCGTGGCCACCGCCGAGGACATCGACCTCGCCTGCAAGCTGGGCTTCGGTCACGCCATGGGACCCCTCGCCACCGCCGACCTCACGGGTGTCGACATCCTGCTGCACGCGGCGAGCAACATCTACACCGAGTCCCAGGACGAGAAGTTCGCCCCGCCCGAACTGATGCGCCGGATGGTTGACGCCGGTGACATCGGACGCAAGAGCGGGCAGGGCTTCTACACGTACTGA
- a CDS encoding TetR/AcrR family transcriptional regulator, with protein sequence MAEGLRERKKRETRQRISDIATGLFLEHGFVTVTMVDVADAADVSVNTVYNYFPAKEDLFFDRSKGVIDRLSRWVRGRDPGESAAAAVLRELREEVEAVSPRVGLMEGYDRFMRVIHDAPALRSRLWSLQQEVHDHLADTLREETGAAPDDPTPGLMAGQIGWLHQTVMSTVGREMVAGRDPADVSREVLRLLDGMEELLSEKVLNYAVRAPE encoded by the coding sequence ATGGCAGAGGGGCTCAGGGAGCGGAAGAAGCGCGAGACCAGGCAGCGCATCTCGGACATCGCCACGGGGCTGTTCCTGGAGCACGGTTTCGTCACCGTGACGATGGTCGACGTCGCGGACGCCGCCGACGTGTCCGTGAACACCGTCTACAACTACTTCCCGGCCAAGGAAGACCTCTTCTTCGACCGCAGCAAGGGTGTGATCGACCGGCTCTCGCGCTGGGTGCGCGGCCGGGATCCCGGTGAGTCGGCCGCCGCCGCCGTCCTGCGCGAACTGCGCGAGGAGGTCGAGGCGGTCTCGCCGCGGGTCGGCCTGATGGAGGGCTACGACCGCTTCATGCGGGTCATCCACGACGCGCCCGCGCTCCGCTCCCGCCTGTGGAGCCTGCAGCAGGAGGTCCACGACCACCTGGCGGACACCCTGCGCGAGGAGACGGGCGCGGCCCCCGACGATCCGACCCCCGGGCTGATGGCGGGGCAGATCGGCTGGCTCCACCAGACGGTCATGAGCACCGTCGGCCGTGAGATGGTCGCCGGGCGGGATCCGGCCGACGTCTCCCGCGAGGTGCTGAGGCTCCTGGACGGCATGGAGGAACTGTTGAGCGAGAAGGTCCTCAACTACGCCGTACGGGCGCCGGAATGA
- a CDS encoding ABC transporter ATP-binding protein, giving the protein MPIISTAGLARTFQTKRGPVEAVRGIDLTVAPGEILGLLGPNGAGKTTTLRMLTTLLAPTGGAATVAGHDLAGDPAGVRRVCGYVAQSGGVDPQVSVREELVTQGRLYRLTKRQAIERAEELARDLDLTELLDRRTSALSGGQRRRLDIALGLAHRPKVLFLDEPTTGLDPASRADLWDLVRRLRDEYSTTVLLTTHYLDEADALADRLVIVDGGVVVAEGTPSALKLRYGGSIDATLQDTFLAITGRAPEKTDATPATI; this is encoded by the coding sequence ATGCCCATCATCAGCACGGCCGGCCTGGCCCGGACCTTCCAGACCAAGCGCGGCCCCGTCGAGGCGGTCCGCGGCATCGATCTCACCGTCGCGCCGGGCGAGATCCTCGGCCTCCTCGGCCCGAACGGCGCGGGCAAGACGACCACGCTCCGCATGCTCACGACCCTGCTGGCGCCCACCGGCGGCGCCGCCACCGTCGCGGGCCACGACCTGGCCGGCGACCCGGCGGGAGTGCGCCGCGTGTGCGGGTACGTGGCGCAGTCGGGCGGGGTCGACCCCCAGGTCTCCGTACGCGAGGAACTGGTCACGCAGGGGCGCCTCTACCGGCTGACGAAGCGGCAGGCCATTGAGCGCGCCGAAGAATTGGCCCGCGATCTCGACCTGACCGAACTCCTCGACCGCAGGACCTCGGCGCTCTCCGGAGGCCAGCGCCGCCGGCTCGACATCGCGCTCGGCCTCGCCCACCGCCCGAAGGTGCTGTTCCTCGACGAGCCGACCACGGGTCTCGACCCGGCGAGCCGTGCGGACCTCTGGGACCTCGTGCGGCGTCTGCGCGACGAGTACAGCACCACGGTCCTGCTCACCACGCACTACCTCGACGAGGCGGACGCGCTCGCCGACCGGCTCGTGATCGTCGACGGGGGTGTCGTGGTGGCGGAGGGCACGCCGAGCGCGCTCAAGCTCCGATACGGCGGATCGATCGACGCGACGCTCCAGGACACGTTCCTGGCGATCACCGGCCGCGCCCCGGAGAAGACCGACGCCACCCCCGCGACCATCTGA
- a CDS encoding ABC transporter permease yields the protein MLLQDIALIFGRYLRQTLRSKFAMLFGVLMPLLYLLFFGPLLTDLPLGGGGSSWQVLVPGLLLQLGLFGAAFAGFMIIVEKNHGVVERMRVTPVSRLALLLGRVLRDTTVFVLQAVLLVLAALVMGLRAPVAGILIGFAFVALLTVSLASLSYALAMRVSSPHTFGPTVNALTMPSMLLSGLMLPMSLAPGWLDALSHVMPFRYLVDAMRDAYVGSYATASMAYGVLVAVGFAGLAVTVGTRVFRTAGA from the coding sequence ATGCTGCTCCAGGACATCGCGCTGATCTTCGGGCGCTATCTCCGCCAGACCCTGCGCTCCAAGTTCGCGATGCTCTTCGGCGTGCTGATGCCGCTGCTGTACCTGCTCTTCTTCGGGCCCCTGCTCACCGACCTGCCGCTGGGTGGCGGCGGGAGTTCCTGGCAGGTCCTGGTACCCGGTCTGCTGCTCCAGCTCGGCCTGTTCGGCGCCGCGTTCGCCGGATTCATGATCATCGTCGAGAAGAACCACGGGGTGGTGGAGCGGATGCGTGTCACCCCGGTCAGCCGGCTCGCGCTGCTGCTCGGCCGGGTGCTGCGCGACACAACGGTCTTCGTCCTCCAGGCGGTTCTGCTGGTCCTGGCCGCCCTGGTGATGGGCCTGCGCGCACCCGTCGCGGGCATCCTGATCGGCTTCGCCTTCGTCGCGCTCCTGACCGTCTCGCTGGCCTCACTGTCGTACGCGCTGGCCATGCGCGTCAGCTCGCCCCACACGTTCGGCCCGACCGTCAACGCGCTGACCATGCCGTCCATGCTCCTGTCCGGCCTCATGCTCCCCATGTCGCTGGCACCCGGCTGGCTGGACGCCCTCTCGCACGTCATGCCGTTCCGGTACCTGGTGGACGCGATGCGGGACGCGTACGTCGGCTCGTACGCCACCGCCTCCATGGCGTACGGGGTCCTCGTGGCCGTCGGCTTCGCGGGACTCGCCGTGACAGTGGGCACACGCGTGTTCCGAACGGCCGGGGCGTAA
- a CDS encoding cob(I)yrinic acid a,c-diamide adenosyltransferase: MVNLTRIYTRTGDRGTTALGDMSRTAKTDPRISAYADANEANAALGTAIALGDLDEEIVKVLSRVQNDLFDVGADLSTPVVENPEFPPLRVEQFYIDKLEADCDRFNERLEKLRSFILPGGTPGAALLHQACTVVRRAERSTWAALESHAEVMNPLTATYLNRLSDLLFILARTANKEIGDVLWVPGGER; this comes from the coding sequence ATGGTCAATCTGACGCGCATCTACACCAGGACCGGCGACCGGGGCACCACGGCCCTCGGCGACATGAGCCGCACCGCGAAGACGGATCCGCGGATCTCGGCGTACGCCGACGCCAACGAGGCGAACGCGGCCCTCGGCACGGCGATCGCCCTCGGCGACCTCGACGAGGAGATCGTGAAGGTCCTCTCCCGCGTCCAGAACGACCTGTTCGACGTGGGTGCGGACCTGTCGACCCCGGTCGTCGAGAACCCCGAGTTCCCGCCCCTGCGCGTCGAGCAGTTCTACATCGACAAGCTGGAGGCGGACTGCGACCGCTTCAACGAACGGCTGGAGAAGCTCCGCTCCTTCATCCTCCCCGGCGGCACCCCCGGCGCGGCCCTCCTCCACCAGGCGTGCACGGTGGTCCGCCGGGCGGAACGCTCGACGTGGGCGGCCCTGGAGTCCCACGCCGAGGTCATGAACCCCCTCACAGCGACCTACCTCAACCGCCTCTCGGACCTCCTCTTCATCCTGGCAAGGACTGCCAACAAGGAGATCGGGGACGTGCTGTGGGTCCCGGGCGGCGAGCGCTGA
- a CDS encoding sensor histidine kinase has product MPVRLPRPHRDDVRIALAGLLGGLLLWAAGLGTRPESDPIVLWSGRWPILLPLVVIAGCELLRRTHPRTGLLVGVAALTLDTVTQGSLATVVMFTDLVYAAVLYGQPATARRVLWISGALTVLGTVVPFAVLRVPEALLIGVVIGVVSFTPGATGWVVRNHRDAAEAARLRAEQTALLAEIDRVQAVTAERARMARELHDMVANHLSAIAIHSTAALSLDDPDTSKQALGVIRENSVEGLAEMRRLIGILRDSSGDTEPAAAPTLDGLGSLVEHARGNGLDVGLDCAHTALPAPVELAAYRIVQESLTNALKHASPGRVTVSLVQRDHALDVTVTSPFGDVRDDGPRAPGSGAGLIGMRERVALLQGTFEAGPEGATGAGTCAEDTAGGGTWTVRATLPITEGETA; this is encoded by the coding sequence ATGCCCGTACGACTCCCCCGCCCGCACCGCGACGACGTGCGCATCGCGCTGGCGGGACTGCTCGGCGGACTCCTCCTGTGGGCCGCGGGGCTCGGCACCCGCCCGGAGTCCGACCCGATCGTGCTCTGGTCGGGGCGCTGGCCGATCCTGCTGCCGCTCGTCGTCATCGCCGGCTGCGAGCTGCTGCGCCGGACCCACCCGCGCACGGGCCTGCTGGTGGGTGTCGCCGCACTGACCCTCGACACCGTCACGCAGGGCAGCCTGGCGACCGTCGTGATGTTCACGGACCTGGTGTACGCGGCCGTCCTGTACGGGCAGCCCGCCACGGCCCGCCGCGTCCTGTGGATCAGCGGGGCACTCACGGTGCTGGGCACCGTGGTGCCCTTCGCCGTCCTGCGGGTACCGGAAGCCCTGCTCATCGGCGTGGTCATCGGTGTCGTGTCGTTCACGCCCGGCGCCACCGGCTGGGTCGTACGCAACCACCGCGACGCCGCCGAGGCCGCCCGGCTGCGCGCCGAACAGACCGCCCTGCTCGCCGAGATCGACCGCGTCCAGGCGGTCACCGCCGAACGCGCCCGGATGGCGCGGGAGTTGCACGACATGGTGGCCAACCACCTGTCGGCGATCGCCATCCACTCCACGGCCGCACTCTCCCTCGACGACCCGGACACCTCGAAGCAGGCGCTCGGGGTGATCCGCGAGAACAGCGTCGAGGGCCTCGCCGAGATGCGCCGCCTCATCGGCATCCTGCGCGACAGCAGCGGCGACACCGAGCCGGCCGCCGCGCCCACCCTGGACGGGCTCGGCTCCCTCGTGGAGCACGCCCGCGGCAACGGCCTCGACGTCGGCCTCGACTGCGCCCACACCGCGCTGCCGGCCCCGGTCGAGCTGGCCGCCTACCGCATCGTGCAGGAATCCCTGACCAACGCCCTCAAGCACGCCTCCCCCGGCCGGGTCACGGTCTCCCTCGTCCAGCGCGACCACGCCCTGGACGTGACCGTGACCAGCCCCTTCGGCGACGTCCGGGACGACGGCCCGCGCGCCCCCGGCTCGGGCGCGGGCCTGATCGGGATGCGCGAGCGGGTCGCCCTGCTCCAGGGCACGTTCGAGGCCGGACCCGAGGGCGCGACCGGCGCCGGCACCTGTGCCGAAGACACGGCGGGCGGCGGGACCTGGACGGTCCGCGCCACCCTCCCGATCACCGAAGGAGAAACCGCATGA
- a CDS encoding response regulator transcription factor, giving the protein MIRVLVAEDQAAVRAGLVLILGSAPDIEVVGEAGDGERAVALARELRPDLVLMDIQMPRLDGVSATRQVVAENLADVLVLTTFDLDEYVFGALRAGAAGFLLKNTEARRLLDAVRTVAGGEGLISPAVTRRLIAEFAARPVREPSADPSVLDALTRREREVLSCLGEGMSNADIGVRLDMAEATVKTHVSRLLGKLELRSRVQAAVLAQELGV; this is encoded by the coding sequence ATGATCCGTGTGCTCGTCGCAGAGGACCAGGCCGCCGTACGCGCCGGGCTCGTCCTCATCCTGGGCAGCGCCCCCGACATCGAGGTGGTCGGCGAGGCCGGGGACGGCGAGCGGGCGGTCGCCCTGGCCAGGGAACTGCGGCCCGACCTCGTCCTGATGGACATCCAGATGCCCCGCCTCGACGGCGTCTCCGCCACCCGCCAGGTCGTCGCGGAGAACCTCGCCGACGTCCTCGTACTGACCACCTTCGACCTCGACGAGTACGTGTTCGGCGCGCTGCGCGCGGGCGCCGCGGGCTTTCTGCTGAAGAACACCGAGGCCCGTCGACTCCTCGACGCGGTCCGCACCGTGGCGGGCGGTGAGGGCCTGATCTCGCCCGCGGTCACCCGCCGGCTGATCGCCGAGTTCGCCGCGCGTCCCGTGCGTGAGCCGTCGGCCGACCCGTCCGTCCTCGACGCGCTGACCCGGCGGGAACGGGAGGTCCTCTCCTGCCTCGGCGAGGGCATGTCCAACGCGGACATCGGGGTACGTCTCGACATGGCCGAGGCCACCGTGAAGACGCACGTCAGCCGCCTGCTGGGGAAGCTTGAGCTGCGCAGCCGGGTGCAGGCGGCGGTGCTGGCCCAGGAGTTGGGCGTGTAA
- a CDS encoding glycoside hydrolase family 18 chitinase, whose amino-acid sequence MRLGHKRLGHRFGHRAVAGLTTLLLPFAALVGLASPASAATSATATYAKTQDWGTGFEGKWTVKNTGTTAISSWTVEWDFPSGTSVTSAWDADVTSSGTHWTAKNKSWNGTLAPGASLSFGFNGSGTGSPANCKLNGGSCDGGPTVPGDNAPSAPGKPTASDITNTSVKLAWSAATDDKGVKNYDVLRDGAKVATVTGTSYSDTGLTAGTDYSYTVQARDTADQTGPVSGATAVHTTGGTTDPPPTGDKVKLGYFTEWGVYGRNYHVKNLVSSGSASKITHINYAFGNVKGGKCTLDDAYAATDKAYTADQSVSGTADTWDQPLRGNFNQLRQLKAKYPHIKVLWSFGGWTYSGGFGEAAANPAAFAASCKALVEDPRWADVFDGIDIDWEYPNACGLSCDTSGFSSFKTLSQALRTEFGSNYLVTAAITADGSSGGKIDAADYGGASASLDWYNVMTYDYFGAFDADGPTAPHSPLTSYSGIPAAGFNSADAIAKLKSKGVPAKKLLLGIGFYGRGWTGVTQAAPGGSATGAAPGTYEAGIEDYKILKNSCPATGTIAGTAYAFCGNNWWSYDTPATIGSKMTWAKNQGLGGAFFWEFSGDTTNGELVTAINNGLN is encoded by the coding sequence ATGCGCCTCGGACACAAGCGCCTAGGACACCGATTCGGACACAGAGCCGTGGCGGGGCTCACCACCCTGCTGCTGCCGTTCGCCGCCCTGGTCGGGCTCGCGAGCCCCGCCTCCGCCGCCACGTCGGCGACCGCCACCTACGCCAAGACTCAGGACTGGGGCACCGGCTTCGAGGGCAAGTGGACCGTCAAGAACACCGGCACCACGGCCATCAGCTCCTGGACCGTCGAGTGGGACTTCCCCTCGGGCACCTCGGTCACCTCCGCCTGGGACGCCGACGTCACCAGCTCCGGCACGCACTGGACCGCCAAGAACAAATCCTGGAACGGCACCCTCGCACCGGGCGCCTCCCTCTCCTTCGGCTTCAACGGCTCGGGCACCGGCTCCCCCGCCAACTGCAAGCTCAACGGCGGCAGTTGTGACGGCGGCCCCACGGTCCCCGGCGACAACGCGCCCTCCGCCCCGGGCAAGCCGACCGCCTCCGACATCACCAACACCTCGGTGAAGCTGGCCTGGAGCGCGGCCACCGACGACAAGGGCGTCAAGAACTACGACGTCCTGCGCGACGGCGCCAAGGTCGCCACGGTGACCGGCACCTCGTACAGCGACACCGGCCTGACCGCCGGCACCGACTACTCGTACACCGTGCAGGCCCGTGACACCGCCGACCAGACCGGACCGGTCAGCGGCGCGACCGCCGTGCACACCACCGGCGGCACCACCGACCCGCCGCCCACCGGCGACAAGGTCAAGCTCGGCTACTTCACCGAGTGGGGCGTCTACGGGCGCAACTACCACGTGAAGAACCTGGTCAGCTCCGGCTCCGCGTCGAAGATCACCCACATCAACTACGCGTTCGGCAACGTCAAGGGCGGCAAGTGCACCCTCGACGACGCCTACGCGGCCACCGACAAGGCGTACACCGCCGACCAGTCCGTCAGCGGCACCGCCGACACCTGGGACCAGCCCCTGCGCGGCAACTTCAACCAGCTGCGCCAGCTGAAGGCCAAGTACCCGCACATCAAGGTGCTGTGGTCGTTCGGCGGCTGGACCTACTCGGGCGGCTTCGGTGAGGCCGCGGCCAACCCGGCCGCCTTCGCCGCCTCCTGCAAGGCCCTCGTCGAGGACCCGCGCTGGGCCGACGTCTTCGACGGCATCGACATCGACTGGGAGTACCCGAACGCCTGCGGCCTGAGCTGCGACACGTCCGGCTTCAGCTCCTTCAAGACGCTCAGCCAGGCGCTGCGCACCGAGTTCGGCTCCAACTACCTGGTCACCGCGGCCATCACGGCGGACGGTTCCTCCGGCGGCAAGATCGACGCGGCCGACTACGGCGGCGCCTCCGCGAGCCTCGACTGGTACAACGTGATGACGTACGACTACTTCGGCGCCTTCGACGCGGACGGTCCCACCGCCCCGCACTCGCCGCTGACCTCGTACAGCGGCATCCCGGCGGCCGGCTTCAACTCGGCCGACGCGATCGCCAAGCTCAAGAGCAAGGGCGTACCCGCGAAGAAGCTGCTGCTCGGTATCGGCTTCTACGGGCGCGGCTGGACCGGCGTCACCCAGGCCGCCCCCGGCGGCTCCGCCACCGGCGCGGCACCCGGCACGTACGAGGCGGGCATCGAGGACTACAAGATCCTCAAGAACTCCTGCCCCGCCACCGGCACCATCGCCGGTACGGCCTACGCGTTCTGCGGCAACAACTGGTGGAGCTACGACACCCCGGCCACCATCGGCTCCAAGATGACCTGGGCCAAGAACCAGGGCCTGGGCGGCGCGTTCTTCTGGGAGTTCAGCGGTGACACCACCAACGGCGAACTGGTGACGGCCATCAACAACGGCCTCAACTAG
- a CDS encoding DUF2550 domain-containing protein, with the protein MVLALTVVGSVVVLVALGLFVFGLRRRVIQRSGGTFDCSLRWDVPEKTDTSGKGWGYGIARYSGDRIEWFRVFSYALRPRRVLERSAIEVAGRRAPEGEEELALLSDAIILACVHRGTRLELAMSEDALTGFLAWLEAAPPGQRVNVA; encoded by the coding sequence ATGGTCCTCGCTCTGACTGTGGTCGGGTCGGTAGTAGTACTGGTGGCCCTCGGACTCTTCGTCTTCGGCCTGCGTCGCAGAGTGATCCAGCGCTCGGGCGGCACCTTCGACTGCAGCCTCCGGTGGGACGTCCCGGAGAAGACCGACACCAGTGGCAAGGGGTGGGGCTACGGCATCGCCCGCTACAGCGGTGACCGGATCGAGTGGTTCCGGGTCTTCTCGTACGCGCTTCGGCCGCGTCGTGTTCTTGAGCGCTCGGCGATCGAGGTGGCCGGCCGGCGCGCTCCCGAGGGCGAGGAGGAGCTGGCGCTGCTCTCCGACGCGATCATCCTGGCCTGTGTCCATCGCGGTACGCGGCTCGAACTCGCCATGAGCGAGGACGCGCTGACCGGGTTTCTTGCCTGGCTGGAAGCCGCGCCGCCCGGGCAGCGAGTGAATGTGGCTTAG